CCAACCCTCCGCCTACTTTAAAAGCTTCGGAAAAAGGGCTATCATTCTGTAGATTAGCTATTGAATAAAAAGCATAAAACAATACCATATACTTATAAGAACTATTAGATATATTAGTTACATTAATATTCTTAATAAGTATTAGCAATGGCATCACTAGCAGATATGGGTGAACATATAGTCCTGCTATATTAATTCTATAGGCAGATGACGTAGAGGCTATAAATAGCAAGCTCACTATAATTCCCCCCCAAGCCTGTTTAGATAATTTATCTTCAAGTTTGGGGAGGACTTTTTGAGATAACTGTTCTTCGGAGTGTAAAAATAGTGGGTCTTCCATGTTATACCTGTGCTTCCATTTTCTTAATAACCTTGGCAGGAACACCTGCAATTACACTATTTTCTTCTGAAAAAGGTTTTGTACAAACAGAACCAGCCCCCCCACCACACATCCATTTGGTATATTTGTTCCCATCAATAAAGAACTATTGCCGCCTATCCAGCAACCACTTCCTATATGAATATGCCCTCGCTCAAAGCCTGTAAAATAATCTTTTCCATCAAAAGTATGATTACCAGCAGCAACTAACACCATTGGCCCAAACAAAACTCTATCGCCTATTGTAATATTGCCACCCATTAATTGACATCCCATATTAATATGCACTCCATAGCCAACACTTATCCACTGAGGATTTTTTAGCAGTACATCATGCCCTACTCTAAAGTCTCCTTTACAATCTTTGAGAACCCAACTATAAAGCCATCCCCTGAATAAATTAACTTTTTCTGTTTCTGGCAAGAAAAACAAGATGGTTCGTACTGACCATGTATAAAAACGAATTATTATATTTTTCATAGTTAATATTATTTTTTATACTGCCCCCTTACTAAATTTGTAATAGCAATACCTACAGGCCCTAACAATAACAACAATACATAAACAATAAAATATTTGTTAAAGGCCACTTTCGAGGGATATGTTGCCAAACCCATAAAAAGTATCCGTAAAGACTTAAGCCAAAAGCCCTTCGATAACTCTCCAATCCCATGTTTAAAGATTGTATTTTTCACAAAGGCCTCTTGTACTTGTGTAGTAGTCAAACCTGATTTCTGAAGCATACGCGCATCTATTTCCATAGACGTGCGATATTCATCCACCATATACTTCAAATGCCCAGAGCTTGCTTGTTGTGCCGTCTGATTATTAGGATGTATCCGATAATCAAACAACTTAACATCAAGTAAATATACATATTCTACTTCAGCCAATAACTTTAAATGAAACCACTTATCTGGATTGATGATACGACTGCTACCATACCCCCCTACCCCTTCATAGGCTTCACGAGAGAAACATGTAGCTAAAAAATCAAGTGGGTTAGCAGAATATAAAATACAGCGTTTTAACATCTCATCTGCACTTATTTTATATATTTTATACCCCATTGCGGCCGTTAAAGATTGGTCTATATCTGACTCTTTCCAAAGATTAGCATTGCGCCCTCCGTGCGTAGTGGATGTGGTTGGCTTATCATCAGGATCTATAATTCCGATTCTTGACGAAAAAGCAACAGGCTTATTACCAATTAATTGTATAAATTTTTTATATTCTGCCAATGCGTTTGAACGCATCAAATCATCCGAAGAAAGCATAATGCAATAAGGCTCTTTTGCCAATGCACCTGCTCTGTCCAGATTGCCTGCAAAGCCTACATTACACGAGTTTATTACATAGCGTAAATTCTTGCCTTGTTTAATAAAATCTTCCACAATAGCCACAGAACTATCAGTGCTTTTATTATCAGCAATAACTATTTCAAAATCTTGTTCTGTTTGACTCAGCACACTTTGAATAGTACGCCCCAAGTATTTTTCGTAATTATAATTAGGAATACAAATCGAAAACATATCTTATTTGTGTGAATGTGAATGAAGTATTTGCTCGTAAAGTGCTTTTATTCTTTTGCCCAAAATAGGCATATCAAAATCCTGCTCCACCGTAACTCTGCCAGCATTACCAAGCTGCTGACGCAAGGCAGAATCCTCAGTCAATAATTTAATTTTATCGCAAATATATGCTATGTCATTTTCTGGGACAAGAAAACCATTATAACCGTCGCGTACCATTTGCAAAGCACCGCCCTCATTAAGCCCTATGACAGGAATAGCCGCGGCCATCGCCTCCACAAATACGCGCCCGAAAGATTCAAATCTGTTGGGGTGAACCATGATGTCTATTTCTGCCCAAAAAACTTCAGGTTTTGTGCCATGCCCCATAAACTTAAATTGTTCGTCCGACAAACCTAAACTTTTTTTCAGCGCATTTAATTCAAGCCAATAGGCATCTGTGGTCGGCGGAATTTTCCCATAAATTCTAAACTCTACATTCGATAAAGTCTTGAGTTTTCCTGCTATTTTGACAAATAACGTATGGTTTTTCCAGCGAGCATCCAGCGAAGCAACCATCCCAACTACTATTTTTTTATCAATAGAATTAGTATGCGTCTTCGGTTTAAACTTTTGTACATCTATGGCATTGGGGATCGTACAAATCTTATTCGTATCAGCCATAAAAGGGGCAATGCAATCATAAGTTACATTGGAGTTAGCAACAATCATAGCAGACTGTTTCTCAATGGTTTGTACCCATTTCTGATGATTTCCAAACTGATAATGCTTATCATCGCCGACCAACTCGCGAATATGCCAAATGTGCGGCAATCCCATTTTTTGAGCCAAAATAGCCCCTTCCGTATTGACAGCCGTAGAGGTATGCACTATATCAATTTTTTCGTCTCTAACAATTTGGGCTAATTGAGCCTGAAACTTATGACCGCGTAACGTGCCTAAGCTCAATTTCATTTCCAAAAGCGGACGCTTCCAAAGTACCGTTCTGATTTTGTCATTTGCTCTATACAATGGCAAAAAGATGACTTTACCACCCAACATTTTTTTTATTTCATCGCGGCGAGCTTGTGTGCCGTTTTTTTCACAGACCAAATATGAGTCGATTCCTTGTTTTTTGAGTTGCTCGATGAGCTCGAATGTCGAATAGGCAGAACCACCCGATACGGCATTTAATACGTGCAAGACTTTCATTTTATAAAATATTGGTTTGCAAATAGGCTTCAAATTGGGCTTTAGCCTCAGGCGTACCCATATCCCACATTTCGTCGGCTTGCGAAATGCCCACCAATCCGCCTTGCGCTATAATTTTCTGATAAACAGGAATGACATAGTATTCTCCGCGTGTCGTTTCTTGATTGGCTATCATTTCTTTGGCCAAACTCACCAGTTGAGAGCCGTCCGAGAAATAATACAAACCCGTACTGGCATGGTCTGAAATACGGACTTTTTCGGCCACTTCTACCACTTTACCTTTTTCGTCGGTTCGGGCAAAACTCCACTGGCTGCCCGCCAAATTGGCCACAGAAATAAGTCCCTTACAATCAGATACTTTGTCGGCAATATGACTCGCCATTTCAGATTTAATATAAGTGTCTGAGGCAGCAATTAGTACATCTTCCGAAGAGTTAAGATATGCTTCCGCAGCCAACACCGTACACAATTGGCCTTGTGTTACGTCTTCCAAAAATACAAATTTAGCTTTATCGCCGATGGCCTGCGTAATAAGAGATACTACATCATAACGCTCCTGATGCTCGAGCAGCACCACAAAAATTATTTCTGAATAATCGAATTTCTCTAAACTCTTAATAGCCCACAAAACCATTGGTTTGCCAGCCACTTCTATCAAGGGTTTGGGCGTTTGGTAGCCTCTATCAGCAAAACGCGAGCCTCTGCCCGCCATCGGGACAATAATTTTCATAAGATATGTCTGTAGATAAGAGAGATTATTTGTTTCGTAGTGGCGTATTCTTGCAAGAACACTTGATTATTTTTCTTTACGCAAATCTTCCAAAAGTTCGTCTGTTACTTCTGCCCACGAATGAAAGCGCAAAGCACGGTCATCTATGTACAACTCGGCATTGGGTTTTCCGAAGAAAATTTCATCATACGGAATATCGTGTTTGTCGAGCCATTCCAGCGTAATTTTACCTACGTTTTTCATTACCTTTCCTACGTTAGCCTCGCAAGTAGCCATATTACGTGCCGTACTGATAATCAAATAATGGCCTTGTGCTTTTAGCTCTTTCATGCGCTCTACGGCGTGCGGCAATGGCGGCAATTCTGCATATTTTTCGTGTTTTTGGCGAATGGGGCAAAGTGTGCCGTCGAGGTCAATTACAATTCTCATAGTATATTTATAAATCAAAAAAATAATTACAAAACCTGATTAAGCAACTGAATGCCAGTTAAATACATCAATTTCTGACGCATCGGTTTGCCCTGATGATATGGCACCATCGAAACGAAAAGCAATCCTTCTATAAACTTAATCTCATGCAAATCGTAGTTGTTGGCCACTACCTGCTCATCAAAAGCGGCGGCGGCATCGGCATAACTATCATTGGCATAAATGCTATACTCAAAGTCAGTGTCCGAAAGCTGCGCAAAACTAAAAATATCCGCAATGATATAGTCATATAGCCCACAAATACTATGACGCAATTTTGCTACGTCATAACGCGGGTCGCCATAAATACCAGCCTTACCAAAGCTACCACGCGGGTCGATAAGCCTTACAATATGATTATTTATATCATACAAAATATTTGACAAACAATAGTCGCCATGTAAAACTGTAGCCTGCGCATTAGCCGCCAACGCATTGGCTTTCTGTTCAATACGCTCACGCAGCAAGTTGAAATTTTGGAATGTTTGGCCATTAATAGTGAGCGTATCTGCTTCTAGCCATGTGCGCCATTCGGGTTCTTGCTCTCTGAGCATATCCATACGCTCCAGCGTTTTAGCCCAATACATATCGGCAATCTCTTCGGGCATTAACTCGCCCTTATAGCTACTGATAAGTTTGTGAACCTTAAACAAGTTTTGCAACGCAGTATTCCAAATTTGTCCATCCAGATTGCCGTACAAATACAACTCGGCCATATTAGGATAGCCATAATATTCTTGCGTAATAATCACCTCATTATCAGATGTTTCTTGCTCAATAATGCGAGGTGTAAGCAATTTAAGTTGTTCGGGAAGAAGTTTATACCAATTCAGTTCGTCGGCTAACTTCGCACTTTTTTGGCTGCGTTTGGTAACCGTAGAAAGTACAGGGTCTATTTGCAACGAGTTGAAAAAACGAGATTGCAACAGGCTGCGTTTGGCTTGCACGAAATGATCTATATGCCCAAAATCAAACCAACGTTGAGCAGGTTGTATCTTGATTTTTCGCTGCTTGTTATAAAAATCAAGCATAACACTTAGCTCTTTTGCCCCGCTGTTAATGGCCTCTCTGGTTGCTTTTTTGGCCAACGTAATATCTGTCAAATGATAATAACCCGTCAGAGCAGTCAGGCCAGCTTTATGTATTTTTTCTTTGCTTTTATCATAAAACTGCTGAATAAGTCCCTGTTTATCAGCTTCTACCAAACACCAATTGCGAGGCGTATCGTATTGCCCCACAAACACAAAGTCTGTATCAGAGCTGACGTTATCTTGAATAAGCGTATCGCCCAAGATAATATGCACGCCGCAGGGTTGGTTAATGGCATTCAGGCCATTGAGCAGAGAAGTAAGAATCGTGCCTGCTTCATTGACAAAAGCAAAATCAACTTGAATACGGCCTTGGTAAGCCCAAGACAAAAAATTATATAATTGATGGTTTTGGGTTTGCAATACCACCACCACTTGTAGTATATTTTTAGCTATCAAATCATCTAATATCCAGCCGATTACAGGCTTGCCATTGACAGGAATCATGGCATTGGACACGTTGGTTCCGATAGGCAGATTGGAATAATTAATATTTCCTCCGCAAAGAATAATAGCAGGAGAATTTGAATTCATATCTTAACTTTTAAAATCTAATGAAAACGCCCAGCCGCTTTATGCGCCTGAAACTCCTCAATATTTCTATATTTAATAATTTTAGCGGGATTGCCACCCACAATAGCAAAATCAGGTACATCTTTAGCAACCACAGAGCCAGCCGCCACGATAGCACCTTCGCCAATGGTGATACCAGGTATAATTGTAACATTATTACCTAACCACACAAAATCTTTGATAATAACAGGTTTGTCTATACGCTCGGGGCCGTAAGGAATAGCATTTGTGTTTTCGTAGTTATGATTGGTAGAAATAATCGTAAGATTAGAACCCGTATGAAAATAACTTCCGATGCGCACTTCCCCACTTCCGACTAATGTAACATTGGGGTTAAAATTTACATGATCACCCAAAGTAACATGCTTACCAAATCCTTTTATTTGACCATTGACTTTCAATCCTTTACCCACTTGCTTGCATACGCGTTGCAAATGATGAGCGTATATTTGATTATAATTAAACTTCTTTTTGATTCGTGGTAAAAATGTAAACTCCCAACGATACCAAATTTTTTGTATCAAACTAAGCGACATTTTTATTCTTCTTTTTTCTGTTTTTTAGAACATTCAGGGCTTGCCTCATGCGTGCCGACTCAGACTTATTGCGGAAAAAAACAATAGCGATACCCAACACAAAACCAATAGACAATAGTAATCGTAAACCAAATTTTGGCCATATACCCAAGTCAGAAGCCCAATAATTATTAGCAAAAATGACAGCAGCAGCCACTAACAAACAAGCCAAAACAGAGAGCCAATCATAAGCAACTTTAAAAATACTTTGGGCATAAAAATACACTAACACTGCCATCGTTAGCCAGCCGCACGAAGTAGCAATACCCGCACCTGCCGTTCCAAATTTATTGATAAATAGGGCGGCTGTTAGAAAAGTAACCATAAATCCCGAAAAACTAATAAACGGAAGTAATTTCATGGATTTTCCAAGCTCAATACCCGTACCCAGCATCCAATACAGTCCCGTACAAATAGGAATCAATGACAAATACACCAATAACGATGCTGCTTCATAAAATTTGGAGTTCACAGACCATACGAATACATAAGGCATCCATAAAGCCATCATCGTAAAGACAAACAAAATGGCAGCCAAATAATAGTTAAAAATTGACCCAAACGTAAATGCGGCTTTTTCACCCTCAGACTTATGCAAATGAAATTTGTAAGGGCCCCAAGATTGCTGCACGGCATTGGTTATCATCACCAAAGGCATCGTGAACTTCCATGCAATATTATACAAACCTGCTTGCTCAATACTAAGCATTGTTTTTACCATAAATTGCCCGTACATACTCATGCCAATGGCCTGTAAATGATGCGGTACTGCTGGCAAACCGAAACCTAGCATTCGCTTGAGTTCTGCCCATGAGAAATATCTAAAATTAGGGCGTGTTACTTGGCTAAACATATAGATAGCCGTCATTACATTGGCAATCAATAGGCCATAAAGCGAGCCATAAACCCCAAACTTGAACACGATTACTAACAAAATCGTAGTTCCCATGGATAGCATCAGGTTTACCAAAGAAATGGTTGCTACTTTTTTGGCTTTTCGCTCAATACGCAAAATAGCCAATGGCATGGCATCAATCGCACTAAAAAAAGCCGTAAAAACTGCAATAGACAAGTAACTCGTAGGAATGTCTTTATTTAAAAGAATAGCATTTATATGTGGTAAAAAAAGTAATGATAAGGCCAAGCCCATCAGAGCCAAGCTAATTACGGCAATATGTCCTGTGCTAATAATTTGTTTACGCTCCTCATCGGTTTCCGTATAGGTCATAAAACGAAAAACCGCCGAAGTCAGCCCCATATTAACTACTGGCGTAAATAACGAGGAATAAAGCGTAGTCATCGCCAAAATTCCGTAATCAGATGGCGATAAATACCCCGTATAAATAGGAACAAGAATAAAGTTGAGCAGCTGACTCAACACTTTACTCATGCCATAAATAGACGTATCTTTTCCTAACTCTTTTAATTTACTTAGTAATGACATCTATTTATTTTATTTTATACAAAAAAATACGATAACAACTATTATCAGACTCAAAAATATGTTCTAACTGTATTGCTAGATTATTAGCCGTATTTATCTTCACTGCCGATATCAAATACAAACAACCTGCCTCTTTCATTTTTTGATAATCCAAATCAAGATGCTGAATCTCTTTATTATTATTTTTGTAGTAATTTAAATCTATGCCCAATTCAGAGGAAAAGATATAACACCTACTACCAAATCCAATAAAATACTGTTTTATATCTTCATTTTTTGTTAATTCTTTGGCAATAACACTGCCAAACCAATGTTTATAAGACAAGGGATAATTGGACACATAACCATCCACAGTATAAAATGAATTATACTGTGTTACAGCAGGATGTAACCCTACACTTGCCACTTTATAAGAACTCAATGGTTTGTTTATATATTTTTTTATCCCATCGAAAAGTTCCTTGTCATAAAATTGAGCATACGTAGGAACAAAATTAACATTATTAATATCTTTTTTTGTAATGTTTTTGTATTGATAACTGGTTTTATAGAGATAAAAAAGTTGGAATATAAGCACGATTACAAATACCCACCCAACATACTTATAATTTAGATATGGCTTAATCGCAATTGCAACAAATATATAAGTGATTATTGGCAGAATAAAGAAAAGACGTTCCAATCTAAATGCTCTAAATACAACATATTTTTGATGTATTTCTACTATTGGATTATAGAGCCATAATGCAGAAAAAAAACTAATAAATAACATTGATGCTATCAATAAATAAGCGGTTTTATCTACTTTATATTTTTTCAAAACAAGAGATAAAAGAACGCTTATAAATGCTGTAACTAATATTATTTTAGAATTAATACTAGCATGAAAGTGGCCTGAAGAAAGCAATTTAAACCATTCTGGCAATAATTTAGGGTTGGTCGCTCCTGCAGTAATCAAATTGAATTCTACTCTATGAGGAACAAAATCAGACGGTAGTAATACCATCATAAATAATCGATAATCTACAACAACATAGAAAATACACAGTAGGCCAATAGCCAATAAATACTGTTTTTGTATTGATTTTCTTTGTAAAAAATCAATACAAAACAGTAGCCCTAATGCCAATAATATAAATATCCCAGCTAATACTAAAACAGAATAAAAAGGAAAAAATACAATAAAAAGATAGTCTTTATAAGAATAGTTTCCTTTTTTTATATTTAAAAAAGCTGACAACAAAAATGGCTGGCCTGCGACAGATAAACCCGCCGATGGCCAAAATGGTAATAAGGCAAAACAAGAACTCAATCCAAGTAGTATAATTAAATTTTGTAAATTACTAAAATCAACATCTTTCATTATATGTTTTTTTAGTAAAACAAACATTCCACAATAAGCTACTATACGGATTATGAACTGATTCAGTAATATTGCATAAAATGGAGAACAATACTCAAATAATAAGCTTATTATATTAAGCTCTGTGCCAAAAGATAAACGAGGAACCCCATTCATAATTTGTTGTACAGGGAAGAAATTAGAAGCAAAAAACAAGTCATTATCTGCCAGTGTTTTAAGCCAAATAACATTAGAATCCAGATTATCATGAATTAAAATATGTGCATTTTCTCCATAAATAATATATGGCAAAAAATAGACAACTAAAACCCCAAAAAGCACAAAGGACGCAAAATATATGCTATATTTATTTGATACCTTAATCATAATTCTAATTATAAAACTTTACAATTTCACTGATTACACGGGTTTGCTGCTCTTCCGAAAGCTCAAAATACAAAGGCAAACGAACCAATGTATCCGTATAAAAGTCAGATTCTGGCAACGCTCTTCCATCGTGTTTGTCTGCATAAAATGGGCTTGTATGCAATGATAAATAGTGAAAAACAGGATGTATATTTTCTTTTTTTAATGCGGCAATCAATGCTGTTCTTTCTGTCAAATCTTTCGTGATAATATAGAACATATGCGCATTATTAGTGGCAAAATCAGGCAAATAAGGCAGACGTAATTTACCTTGTTGCACCAGCGGAGATAAACCGTCCCAATAACGTTGCCAAATCTGGCGGCGTTGCGCCTGAATAGCGTCCATATTTTCTAATTGTGCATACAAAAACGCCGCAATAATATCAGAAGGTAAGAACGAAGAACCCACATCCACCCAACCATATTTATCTACCTCACCTCTAAAAAAGGAAGAACGGTTTGTTCCTTTTTCGCGGATAATTTCAGCACGTTTTACAAAACGTTCGTCATTGATCGCCAACATTCCGCCTTCACCCGAAATAATATTTTTGGTTTCGTGGAAAGAAAATGCCGCCAAATGGCCTATCGTACCCAAAGGCTTCTTCGTTCCGTCAGGCATTACATAGAAACTATCAATAGCCTGCGCTGCATCTTCAATCACATACAAATTATGTTTTTCGGCCAGTTCCATAATTTTACCCATATCGCAGGCAATCCCCGCATAATGCACGGGCACGATGGCTTTTGTTTTTGGCGTAATCAAGGCCTCAATTTTATCGGCATCAAGGTTAGGATTATCAGCATTACTATCCGCAAAAACTAGCTTTGCTCCACGCAACACAAACGCGTTAGCCGTTGAAACAAACGTATAGCTTGGCATAATCACTTCGTCATCTGGCTGTAAATCAATCAGAATAGCGGCCATTTCTAAGGCATCAGTACACGAAGTAGTGAGCAATACTTTCTTAAAGCCTAATTCTTTTTCGAAAAATTCATTACATTTTTTAGTAAAAACACCATCACCAGAGATTTTACCAGAAATAACGGCTTCTTTAATGTACTCAGTTTCTTTGCCCGTCATGTAGGGCTTATTAAATGGAATCATTTTGTATATTTTTATTGTGAATCAATTACTTATTTAATTTTTTGGCAGGAACTCCCACATACAAACCCGATTCGGTAAGAGGTTTTGTTACGACCGCACCGCCACCTGTCTGTATGTCATCGGCAAACGTTATGTTATCAATCACTACCGTCCCGACACCCACAAAGCAACGCTGACCAATACGCACAAATCCAGCCAACGTAACACCAGGGCCAAAAAATGAATGCTTGCCTACGTGCGTATCGTGTGCCACCCTGCAACCTACATTAAAAAACACATTTTGGCCAGTAGATGCGCCTCTGTCCATGGTACAACCTGGCAAAATAAAAGTGCCTGCCCCCAACAAACGTGGTTCGTCCACATAACTGCTGCTATGCACAAATACCCCGAATTTGATTTGCTCGCAGAGCTGCTCAAACATTGCTTGGCGTGCGGCAAAATGTTTGTAACCAATGGCCAAAAACATTTCATCAAAAACGCCTGATTGGTAATCTTCTACTGCCTGACTTACAGCCCCTTGAACCAAACCCAAACCTTTGATTTGGCCTGCGGTGGCATAATCATCATAAAATATCACCTCGCTTGCGGCCTTGTCGTGTAACAAATGATGCGCCATCAATTGCCCCAAATCTCCAGCCCCAACTATCGCTACTTTTTTCTGTGCCATAAAATACTACGGTTTCCAGTCCAAATTGGTCAGCTCTTTTGCAGAGAAAACAGGGCGATGCTTCGCCTCTTTATAAATTTTGCCAATATAAATACTGGCCAAACCCACAAAGAAAATTTGCAAACCAAAACCAATAATGAGCGTTATCATAATGGACGGCCAACCCAGTTGAAATTCAGTAACAAATACCCGCAAAAACACCAAAGCCAATGCCGCTATTATTCCAAATCCGACCAAGCCCAAACCAAATCGAACGGCCATTTTCAAAGGCAATTCCGAAAAATCAAAAATGGCATTGAAGGCCAAATTCATCTTCCTTTTGAAATTAAATTTGCTTACACCTGCAAAACGCTCTCGTTGCGAAATAACCAATGTGCCGCGTTTCATGCCCACGTGCATGAACATACCTTCAATAAAACGACTAGCCTCGTTATATTTCAAAAACTGGTCTGTAAATCGGCGATTAAAAATACGCATTACGGCCAAACCCTTTGGTAAGTTTAAGCCCGTAAATCGCTCTAATACGCCCCAAAAAATATTAGACATCAGCACGTTAGAGAATTTATCTTTTTTCTCTTCTCGAACGCCAAAAACCAAATCATAGCCTTTTTGTATTTCCTCAATAAAACGCGGAATTTCTACGGGCGGATCTTGCAAATCAGGATCCATCATCAACAAGTAATCACCAGAAGCATAAGTAAAGCCTGCGGTCAATGCGCCTTGTTTGCCATGATTATACGAAAGTTCCACCAATTTAAGTCTATCGTTCTGTGCTGCCGCTATCTTAATGAGCTCGACAGTACGGTCTTGGCTGCCATCATCTATAAAAACAATTTCATAGTTAATCGCATTTTGATGCAAAACCTCTGTTGTTTCCTTGATAAATTGCTCAATACAATCTTCTTCGTAGTACACAGCTACGATAATTGACAATTTTTGGCCTGCTGGAAGCATACTTTTATACAAAAAAATTATTTGTTAAAATAAATTCAAAAAACTATCTGTATTGCTTGAGCGAAAAACAAACACTCAAACATTTTATTAACAATACAAATCCTCAATAAAGACAAATTTATATTTGATCATTCAGAACTATCATCTGCATCGCAAAAATTATTCGCAAAGTCAAAAGACATTATTTGCTACTAATCCGCAAATAAAATCAATTTTAACACTTTAAAATAATATTTTACGAATTAAAAAAGTAAAAAACATACAACATTCTCATTTACAACTAATTAACGCCCCCAATATTTGGTTAAGTTATAACCAATAAGTTGGTCGGCACGCGCCCCGATAGGTCTGTAATACACCAAAATTTCGTAGCGGTTTTCGGTGGCGTTATAAGTTCCCTCCAAATACGTCTCGTCGGGGCGGCGACTTGAGCTATTTTTATCCACTACCACATATTCGTAGTTATAAAAGCCCTGCTTAAGCGGCACACGCACGCGGTAGGCCTGCTCCGTAGAATCATAGTTCATCATAAAATTTTTGTCCAGTTTCCAATCCGTTAGCAAACCATACACATAAACATTGCTCTCTTCCATCTGTGGAGCTTTGAGCATAAAATTCGTGTAAACGTAGTCGGCCTCCGTTGCGCCGCGTCGGGTTTCGTAATTTTCTATCACAAAACGACCATTTATGTCAATAAGCTGGGCGTACGCCTGTCTTCCTCGTGGCACGTCGGGCATGAGCCAAACTTCCGCTTCCGTGTTGTTAAACTTGGTTCGGGCTACATTTTGGCCATTAAAACGAATACTTCTCAAATCCACGCTTCTAAATTCGTTGCCGCCCTGAAAATTATTTTCAAGGTTGAAAAACGTATAGTCCAACAACGCATCTTCTTCACGCAAAAACATCGGTTTGAGATTGTAAATAGCATTGTCCCAACGGTTGTTTTGGCGCAACACCACCGAGACGGTTTGCGCAGGATTAATGAGCTGATAAGCTCCGTATTTTACCTGAAAATCAATTTGTTGGTTTTTGAAACGCTGCTCTACACCCGACGAAAAACCAATATTTGGCGTAACTGTTACCTTATTGTCATAGACAATGAAGCGGCGCGTCAGCACAAAATCTTCCTTGCTGCCGTTGCGGTACACCATCACAATATAGTTGCCCGAAACCTTCACTTTCGGCACCGTCAGCACATAATGTACATATGGTTTGCGCGTATTCTGCGATATTTCGTAACTGTCCATAACGTATTCGTTGTATTCGCTCACGATGTCGGCATCGTTGAGGGCCGAAACCGTCCAATCGGCGTTGCAATGCACCACTTTAAA
This genomic stretch from Flexibacter flexilis DSM 6793 harbors:
- a CDS encoding type IX secretion system plug protein; this encodes MLYLSVRKTLLCLVCLLGMATACVPVQPSSAGGGNYVATKTFRTEDFIYEPNIKTILFYPYSDGLTDVLDVPVVYLGDAAMKLRLEFDELGDQYYNYYFKVVHCNADWTVSALNDADIVSEYNEYVMDSYEISQNTRKPYVHYVLTVPKVKVSGNYIVMVYRNGSKEDFVLTRRFIVYDNKVTVTPNIGFSSGVEQRFKNQQIDFQVKYGAYQLINPAQTVSVVLRQNNRWDNAIYNLKPMFLREEDALLDYTFFNLENNFQGGNEFRSVDLRSIRFNGQNVARTKFNNTEAEVWLMPDVPRGRQAYAQLIDINGRFVIENYETRRGATEADYVYTNFMLKAPQMEESNVYVYGLLTDWKLDKNFMMNYDSTEQAYRVRVPLKQGFYNYEYVVVDKNSSSRRPDETYLEGTYNATENRYEILVYYRPIGARADQLIGYNLTKYWGR